Proteins found in one bacterium genomic segment:
- the speD gene encoding adenosylmethionine decarboxylase yields MKKKARRYYSKCEQFDYAGTHLLLELWGATNITSLKKVKKALIDSVAACGATILEIKLHHFSPNQGISGVAIIKESHLSIHTWPEFGYAAIDIFVCGEVNPYKAIPVLKKAFKPKKTQLLELKRGILE; encoded by the coding sequence ATTATAGTAAGTGTGAGCAATTTGACTACGCAGGAACTCACCTTCTCTTAGAACTGTGGGGAGCTACGAATATTACCTCCTTAAAGAAAGTTAAGAAGGCTTTGATTGATTCGGTTGCTGCCTGCGGAGCTACCATCCTAGAAATAAAACTGCACCATTTTTCTCCTAACCAAGGAATATCGGGCGTAGCAATTATTAAAGAATCCCACCTCTCCATACACACCTGGCCTGAGTTTGGATATGCGGCAATAGATATTTTTGTCTGCGGAGAAGTTAATCCATACAAAGCTATTCCTGTATTAAAAAAGGCATTCAAGCCTAAAAAGACGCAGTTACTCGAACTTAAAAGAGGGATTCTGGAATGA
- the speE gene encoding polyamine aminopropyltransferase translates to MKETWFYESLFPSVRLGLKVKGTLVSNKSPYQKINILDTYEFGKVLVLDGVVQTTERDEFIYHEMLTHLPMLSHPHPERVLIIGGGDGGILREVLKYPVKEVSLVEIDKKVIEFSKSYLSAICKNSFNDRRANIIIDDGVNFVKERKRKFDVIIVDSSDPIGPAKVLFSSKFYRDTFNTLSHNNGTFAQQTGSPFLQREELPYVYRRLKKIFPFVSTFSTAVPTYIGGLFSFVFASKGIDPLKIRLWEIEKRYRKLRLKTRYYNPEIHHSSFTLPTYIKEAVEAKRNG, encoded by the coding sequence ATGAAAGAAACGTGGTTTTATGAATCTCTTTTCCCTTCGGTGAGATTGGGGCTTAAAGTTAAGGGAACCCTCGTTTCCAATAAGAGTCCATATCAGAAAATTAATATTTTAGATACTTATGAGTTCGGGAAGGTATTAGTTTTAGACGGGGTTGTCCAGACCACGGAGCGAGATGAATTTATCTACCACGAGATGCTCACTCACTTACCTATGCTCTCCCATCCTCATCCGGAAAGAGTTTTGATCATTGGAGGCGGGGACGGAGGAATCTTAAGAGAAGTGCTCAAATATCCGGTTAAGGAAGTATCTTTAGTCGAAATAGACAAGAAAGTAATTGAATTTTCCAAAAGCTATCTTTCAGCTATTTGTAAAAATTCTTTTAACGACAGGCGGGCAAACATAATAATTGACGACGGAGTAAACTTTGTCAAGGAAAGAAAAAGAAAATTCGATGTAATAATAGTCGATTCTTCAGACCCTATTGGTCCAGCAAAAGTACTTTTCTCATCGAAATTCTATAGGGATACGTTTAATACGCTTTCCCATAATAACGGAACATTTGCTCAGCAGACAGGCTCGCCCTTTCTTCAAAGAGAAGAACTTCCTTATGTATATAGGAGACTAAAGAAGATATTTCCTTTTGTAAGCACCTTTTCCACCGCTGTTCCCACTTACATAGGAGGACTTTTTAGTTTTGTCTTCGCTTCCAAGGGGATTGATCCCTTGAAAATTCGCCTCTGGGAAATAGAAAAAAGATATAGAAAATTAAGGTTGAAAACCAGATACTATAATCCAGAAATTCATCATTCTTCGTTTACTCTGCCTACTTATATAAAAGAGGCTGTGGAGGCTAAAAGAAATGGATAA